The following proteins are encoded in a genomic region of Sparus aurata chromosome 23, fSpaAur1.1, whole genome shotgun sequence:
- the mmd2a gene encoding monocyte to macrophage differentiation factor 2a isoform X1: MDFKKTKFGRFMNCRVPASKRYQPTEYEHAANCATHGLWILPSLVGGSVLYFLSVDQWHRMAAWLYGSGLTGLFVTSTLFHTAAWKISHLRKVEQRFHMCDRMAIYFFIAASYSPWLMLRELGPWSCHMRWLIWVMACVGSMYVFFFHERYKLVELFGYVAMGAVPALVILSMVERAGVCELAVGGVFYVVGVVFFKSDGLVPFAHAIWHLFVAAGACIHYYAIWRYLYLPGTLLHTSR; the protein is encoded by the exons ATGGACTTTAAGAAGACAAAATTTGGAAG GTTCATGAACTGCAGGGTGCCAGCCAGTAAGAGATACCAGCCCACTGAATATGAACACGCTGCAAACTGTGCCACGCATGGG TTGTGGATCCTCCCCAGTTTGGTTGGCGGGTCAGTGctctacttcctgtctgttgaCCAATGGCATCGCATGGCTGCCTGGCTCTATGGCAGCGGTCTCACCGGCCTGTTCGTCACCTCAACGCTCTTCCACACCGCTGCCTGGAAAATCAGCcacctcag GAAGGTGGAGCAGCGTTTCCACATGTGTGACAGAATGGCCATCTACTTCTTCATAGCTGCCTCCTACTCTCCCTG GTTGATGCTGAGGGAGCTGGGTCCCTGGTCGTGCCACATGCGCTGGCTGATCTGGGTCATGGCCTGCGTGGGATCCATGTATGTCTTCTTTTTCCACGAGAG GtacaagctggtggagctgtTCGGGTATGTGGCCATGGGGGCTGTTCCTGCTTTGGTCATCCTGTCTATG GTGGAGCGCGCAGGCGTGTGTGAACTGGCGGTGGGAGGTGTCTTCTACGTGGTGGGCGTGGTCTTCTTCAAGAGCGATGGCCTCGTCCCCTTCGCCCACGCCATCTGGCACCTCTTCGTGGCGGCAGGAGCGTGCATTCACTATTACGCCATCTGGAGGTACCTGTACTTACCTGGGACACTGCTGCACACGTCCAGGTGA
- the mmd2a gene encoding monocyte to macrophage differentiation factor 2a isoform X2 — translation MNCRVPASKRYQPTEYEHAANCATHGLWILPSLVGGSVLYFLSVDQWHRMAAWLYGSGLTGLFVTSTLFHTAAWKISHLRKVEQRFHMCDRMAIYFFIAASYSPWLMLRELGPWSCHMRWLIWVMACVGSMYVFFFHERYKLVELFGYVAMGAVPALVILSMVERAGVCELAVGGVFYVVGVVFFKSDGLVPFAHAIWHLFVAAGACIHYYAIWRYLYLPGTLLHTSR, via the exons ATGAACTGCAGGGTGCCAGCCAGTAAGAGATACCAGCCCACTGAATATGAACACGCTGCAAACTGTGCCACGCATGGG TTGTGGATCCTCCCCAGTTTGGTTGGCGGGTCAGTGctctacttcctgtctgttgaCCAATGGCATCGCATGGCTGCCTGGCTCTATGGCAGCGGTCTCACCGGCCTGTTCGTCACCTCAACGCTCTTCCACACCGCTGCCTGGAAAATCAGCcacctcag GAAGGTGGAGCAGCGTTTCCACATGTGTGACAGAATGGCCATCTACTTCTTCATAGCTGCCTCCTACTCTCCCTG GTTGATGCTGAGGGAGCTGGGTCCCTGGTCGTGCCACATGCGCTGGCTGATCTGGGTCATGGCCTGCGTGGGATCCATGTATGTCTTCTTTTTCCACGAGAG GtacaagctggtggagctgtTCGGGTATGTGGCCATGGGGGCTGTTCCTGCTTTGGTCATCCTGTCTATG GTGGAGCGCGCAGGCGTGTGTGAACTGGCGGTGGGAGGTGTCTTCTACGTGGTGGGCGTGGTCTTCTTCAAGAGCGATGGCCTCGTCCCCTTCGCCCACGCCATCTGGCACCTCTTCGTGGCGGCAGGAGCGTGCATTCACTATTACGCCATCTGGAGGTACCTGTACTTACCTGGGACACTGCTGCACACGTCCAGGTGA
- the ap5z1 gene encoding AP-5 complex subunit zeta-1 isoform X1, with product MYSHGSESLIRQAREIQESELNKFYSRLIKLLQGKELGHETVDSLQRLHLILSATKYTRTLPPELQKRLVSLLSSPVEQLQVLSSAVLRETLPLSGQELNYNQENIGQLNSHAAALLLSQAGSRADLSSLCAQLLRSLESRQSEGPAHCLTHTLPILNTVLTHSPESLTEDHVTLLSKKLVDWLRYASITQGVGASSGGFFTGPRSRQPAPIAELDGTVSGDFFTVLCVGQGFTDDQWMNVYSFSMLRHWLLTYHSVSNGNTTADTANRLQLSLSLSHSHSFSYDDRSEVDGSVVSMVSATSSSSRLLPPKERLREKAFQYCQRLIEQSDRKAHKKTDTDLQKACLVEAVCILDCVCVEDTSLVFRTFPCIKGLFGRLSSDLSFARVLLPIAQFYLNHGEMAAVDCESVWNLVFGRFPAELFNDHFLAHELLRFLRLNLESLQLRVPQYTHSFPNLLKLLAWDSPALVDDFVDLLPSLVTTGTAVELLHTLLDLPCLSATLVLQLRSVCLPIADPGGRGLLSLDAFRNPSFRGLFLFLLRTEAGSGDTIDRLSTLHELLAEAADWPRVVQCAQTVPVLLHIFFNTVITVADEKLLAHLILVMLERSSLLLNIPKYCREIHRVFSCHLLRLCKLHPSLVVDQSHELLEFAGATANVYSKEEIYTHVVWVLGEYLSVSCDSRCSVSLITSCFEALEAVLFEITSSAPAPGAVCAAPRVITTLMSALAKLASRSHDLIPRVSLFLSKLRTVTRGGSVAWCSDEDDLVAIVTRGEELWSLLKAPGVAQSVLTPPPHVTTPQWHRDINVAMPLRLRALTNLTHSQ from the exons atgtactcTCACGGCTCAGAGAGTTTAATAAGACAGGCGAG GGAGATCCAGGAGTCTGAGCTGAACAAGTTTTACAGCAGACTCATCAAGCTGCTCCAGGGGAAGGAGCTCGGCCATGAGACTGTGGACTCCCTGCAGAGGCTGCACCTCATCCTCTCTGCCACCAAGTACACCAGGAC GTTGCCTCCGGAGCTTCAGAAGAGGCTTGtatccctcctctcctcacctgtggAGCAGCTTCAGGTGCTGAGCTCAGCTGTGCTCAGAGAGACACTGCCCCTCTCTGGCCAGGAACTGAACTACAACCAGGAGAACATCGGTCAGCTGAACAGccatgctgctgctctgctgctctcacAG GCTGGATCCAGGGCCGACTTGTCGTCACTCTGCGCTCAGCTCCTTCGCAGTCTTGAAAGCCGACAATCGGAGGGGCCAGCACACTGTCTCACGCACACCCTGCCCATCCTCAACACCGTCCTCACACACAGCCCCGAGTCCCTCACTGAAG ATCACGTGACCCTCCTGAGTAAAAAGCTTGTCGATTGGCTGCGTTATGCCAGCATCACTCAGGGAGTCGGTGCTTCCTCGGGAGGATTTTTCACGGGACCACGGTCACGTCAG cCGGCGCCCATAGCAGAGCTGGATGGGACAGTGTCGGGGGATTTCTTCACCGTGTTGTGTGTGGGCCAGGGTTTCACCGACGACCAGTGGATGAACGTCTATTCCTTCTCTATGCTTCGCCACTGGCTTCTCACCTACCACTCTGTCTCCAACGGCAACACCACAGCCGACACCG CAAACAGGCTGCAGCtcagcctctccctctcccactcCCACTCCTTTTCTTATG ATGACCGGTCGGAGGTGGACGGGTCGGTGGTTTCTATGGTTTCAGCGACTTCCTCCTCCAGCCGCTTGCTGCCTCCGAAGGAGCGTCTGAGAGAGAAGGCCTTCCAGTACTGCCAACGCCTCATCGAGCAGAGCGATCGCA AGGCTCACAAAAAGACAGATACAGACCTGCAGAAAGCG TGTCTGGTGGAGGCGGTGTGCATCCTGGACTGCGTGTGTGTAGAGGACACCTCGCTGGTCTTCCGAACATTCCCGTGCATCAAGGGGCTCTTTGGCCGGCTCAGCTCAGACCTGTCGTTTGCCAGGGTCCTGCTGCCCATAGCGCAGTTCTACCTCAACCACG GCGAGATGGCCGCAGTGGATTGTGAGAGCGTGTGGAACCTGGTGTTTGGCCGATTCCCTGCCGAGCTCTTCAACGACCACTTCCTGGCACATGAGCTTCTACGCTTCCTTCGACTGAACCTTGAGAGCCTGCAGCTCCGAGTCCCACAGTACACCCACTCCTTCCCAAACCTGCTGAAG TTGCTGGCGTGGGACAGCCCGGCGCTGGTGGATGACTTTGTCGACCTGCTGCCCTCCCTGGTGACAACTGGAACTGCGGTGGAGCTCCTCCACACTCTGCTGGATCTGCCCTGTCTCTCTGCCACACTGGTCCTACAACTCAG GTCAGTGTGTTTGCCCATCGCTGACCCAGGCGGGCGCGGCCTCCTGTCGCTTGATGCATTTCGGAATCCTTCTTTCAGAGGACTGTTCCTCTTCCTGCTTCGAACAGAAGCAGGCTCAG GTGACACAATTGACAGACTGAGCACGCTCCATGAGCTGCTAGCCGAGGCTGCTGATTGGCCGAGAGTTGTTCAGTGCGCCCAGACCGTCCCTGTGCTGCTGCACATTTTCTTCAACACAGTCATCACG GTAGCTGATGAGAAGCTTTTAGCCCACTTGATCCTGGTGATGCTGGAGAGAAGCAGCCTCCTCCTCAACATACCTAAATACTGCAGAGAGATACACAG GGTGTTCAGCTGCCACCTGCTCAGGTTGTGCAAGCTCCACCCCTCCCTGGTGGTGGACCAGTCTCACGAGCTGCTGGAGTTCGCTGGGGCCACAGCCAACGTCTACAGCAAAGAGGAAATCTACACGCACGTG GTGTGGGTGCTGGGAGAGTACCTGTCGGTGTCATGTGACTCTCGCTGCTCTGTGAGcctcatcacttcctgtttcgaGGCGCTGGAGGCGGTGCTGTTTGAGATCACCTCATCTGCCCCCGCACCTGGAGCTGTTTGCGCAGCCCCCAGAGTCATCACCACTCTGATGAGCGCTCTGGCTAAGCTGGCGTCACGATCACATGACCTCATACCCAG GGTGTCTCTGTTCCTCTCCAAGCTGAGAACAGTCACCAGAGGCGGTTCAGTCGCCTGGTGCTCCGATGAAGACGACCTCGTTGCCATAGTAACACGAGGGGAGGAGTTGTGGTCGCTGCTGAAGGCCCCCGGCGTGGCCCAGAGCGTCCTCACCCCACCTCCACATGTTACCACACCCCAGTGGCACCGAGACATTAACGTGGCCATGCCGCTGCGACTGCGGGCGCTAACCaacctcacacactcacagtga
- the ap5z1 gene encoding AP-5 complex subunit zeta-1 isoform X2: MYSHGSESLIRQAREIQESELNKFYSRLIKLLQGKELGHETVDSLQRLHLILSATKYTRTLPPELQKRLVSLLSSPVEQLQVLSSAVLRETLPLSGQELNYNQENIGQLNSHAAALLLSQAGSRADLSSLCAQLLRSLESRQSEGPAHCLTHTLPILNTVLTHSPESLTEDHVTLLSKKLVDWLRYASITQGVGASSGGFFTGPRSRQPAPIAELDGTVSGDFFTVLCVGQGFTDDQWMNVYSFSMLRHWLLTYHSVSNGNTTADTDDRSEVDGSVVSMVSATSSSSRLLPPKERLREKAFQYCQRLIEQSDRKAHKKTDTDLQKACLVEAVCILDCVCVEDTSLVFRTFPCIKGLFGRLSSDLSFARVLLPIAQFYLNHGEMAAVDCESVWNLVFGRFPAELFNDHFLAHELLRFLRLNLESLQLRVPQYTHSFPNLLKLLAWDSPALVDDFVDLLPSLVTTGTAVELLHTLLDLPCLSATLVLQLRSVCLPIADPGGRGLLSLDAFRNPSFRGLFLFLLRTEAGSGDTIDRLSTLHELLAEAADWPRVVQCAQTVPVLLHIFFNTVITVADEKLLAHLILVMLERSSLLLNIPKYCREIHRVFSCHLLRLCKLHPSLVVDQSHELLEFAGATANVYSKEEIYTHVVWVLGEYLSVSCDSRCSVSLITSCFEALEAVLFEITSSAPAPGAVCAAPRVITTLMSALAKLASRSHDLIPRVSLFLSKLRTVTRGGSVAWCSDEDDLVAIVTRGEELWSLLKAPGVAQSVLTPPPHVTTPQWHRDINVAMPLRLRALTNLTHSQ; encoded by the exons atgtactcTCACGGCTCAGAGAGTTTAATAAGACAGGCGAG GGAGATCCAGGAGTCTGAGCTGAACAAGTTTTACAGCAGACTCATCAAGCTGCTCCAGGGGAAGGAGCTCGGCCATGAGACTGTGGACTCCCTGCAGAGGCTGCACCTCATCCTCTCTGCCACCAAGTACACCAGGAC GTTGCCTCCGGAGCTTCAGAAGAGGCTTGtatccctcctctcctcacctgtggAGCAGCTTCAGGTGCTGAGCTCAGCTGTGCTCAGAGAGACACTGCCCCTCTCTGGCCAGGAACTGAACTACAACCAGGAGAACATCGGTCAGCTGAACAGccatgctgctgctctgctgctctcacAG GCTGGATCCAGGGCCGACTTGTCGTCACTCTGCGCTCAGCTCCTTCGCAGTCTTGAAAGCCGACAATCGGAGGGGCCAGCACACTGTCTCACGCACACCCTGCCCATCCTCAACACCGTCCTCACACACAGCCCCGAGTCCCTCACTGAAG ATCACGTGACCCTCCTGAGTAAAAAGCTTGTCGATTGGCTGCGTTATGCCAGCATCACTCAGGGAGTCGGTGCTTCCTCGGGAGGATTTTTCACGGGACCACGGTCACGTCAG cCGGCGCCCATAGCAGAGCTGGATGGGACAGTGTCGGGGGATTTCTTCACCGTGTTGTGTGTGGGCCAGGGTTTCACCGACGACCAGTGGATGAACGTCTATTCCTTCTCTATGCTTCGCCACTGGCTTCTCACCTACCACTCTGTCTCCAACGGCAACACCACAGCCGACACCG ATGACCGGTCGGAGGTGGACGGGTCGGTGGTTTCTATGGTTTCAGCGACTTCCTCCTCCAGCCGCTTGCTGCCTCCGAAGGAGCGTCTGAGAGAGAAGGCCTTCCAGTACTGCCAACGCCTCATCGAGCAGAGCGATCGCA AGGCTCACAAAAAGACAGATACAGACCTGCAGAAAGCG TGTCTGGTGGAGGCGGTGTGCATCCTGGACTGCGTGTGTGTAGAGGACACCTCGCTGGTCTTCCGAACATTCCCGTGCATCAAGGGGCTCTTTGGCCGGCTCAGCTCAGACCTGTCGTTTGCCAGGGTCCTGCTGCCCATAGCGCAGTTCTACCTCAACCACG GCGAGATGGCCGCAGTGGATTGTGAGAGCGTGTGGAACCTGGTGTTTGGCCGATTCCCTGCCGAGCTCTTCAACGACCACTTCCTGGCACATGAGCTTCTACGCTTCCTTCGACTGAACCTTGAGAGCCTGCAGCTCCGAGTCCCACAGTACACCCACTCCTTCCCAAACCTGCTGAAG TTGCTGGCGTGGGACAGCCCGGCGCTGGTGGATGACTTTGTCGACCTGCTGCCCTCCCTGGTGACAACTGGAACTGCGGTGGAGCTCCTCCACACTCTGCTGGATCTGCCCTGTCTCTCTGCCACACTGGTCCTACAACTCAG GTCAGTGTGTTTGCCCATCGCTGACCCAGGCGGGCGCGGCCTCCTGTCGCTTGATGCATTTCGGAATCCTTCTTTCAGAGGACTGTTCCTCTTCCTGCTTCGAACAGAAGCAGGCTCAG GTGACACAATTGACAGACTGAGCACGCTCCATGAGCTGCTAGCCGAGGCTGCTGATTGGCCGAGAGTTGTTCAGTGCGCCCAGACCGTCCCTGTGCTGCTGCACATTTTCTTCAACACAGTCATCACG GTAGCTGATGAGAAGCTTTTAGCCCACTTGATCCTGGTGATGCTGGAGAGAAGCAGCCTCCTCCTCAACATACCTAAATACTGCAGAGAGATACACAG GGTGTTCAGCTGCCACCTGCTCAGGTTGTGCAAGCTCCACCCCTCCCTGGTGGTGGACCAGTCTCACGAGCTGCTGGAGTTCGCTGGGGCCACAGCCAACGTCTACAGCAAAGAGGAAATCTACACGCACGTG GTGTGGGTGCTGGGAGAGTACCTGTCGGTGTCATGTGACTCTCGCTGCTCTGTGAGcctcatcacttcctgtttcgaGGCGCTGGAGGCGGTGCTGTTTGAGATCACCTCATCTGCCCCCGCACCTGGAGCTGTTTGCGCAGCCCCCAGAGTCATCACCACTCTGATGAGCGCTCTGGCTAAGCTGGCGTCACGATCACATGACCTCATACCCAG GGTGTCTCTGTTCCTCTCCAAGCTGAGAACAGTCACCAGAGGCGGTTCAGTCGCCTGGTGCTCCGATGAAGACGACCTCGTTGCCATAGTAACACGAGGGGAGGAGTTGTGGTCGCTGCTGAAGGCCCCCGGCGTGGCCCAGAGCGTCCTCACCCCACCTCCACATGTTACCACACCCCAGTGGCACCGAGACATTAACGTGGCCATGCCGCTGCGACTGCGGGCGCTAACCaacctcacacactcacagtga